One Setaria italica strain Yugu1 chromosome I, Setaria_italica_v2.0, whole genome shotgun sequence DNA window includes the following coding sequences:
- the LOC101753550 gene encoding ankyrin repeat protein SKIP35 encodes MVEQGKPRGTPAKAKKSPLVEADEIGQASEVVLARESPLAPKNDQGCGVSHSDGDDETQESDGCVQNGWVDFGHSLQLLLFSRQWDLAESLVALADQQSLLDYGLSVALDAIWFLRTKRDLEGINGLIAKIVASGAKDFARAILRTSLLASCVAACQSKAISVGDSKEIVADRLHDRLRDCPGADHLKIEAGVKVQKFMEWALQCIHMHHCSEETQRYRWNSNTLQEVQLHLSAFRAFLDIAGDNLSGKIFTEAFDAACFPLTLFSSLFEPGWSSGSSAVSIKGLLSLLVEGGADNVNQCFLEAARFGSTELVRILLEIGYQNSLAVDIDMALVYASHYCKLDTMACLVDEGNASSFLGPMIKAAERGCLQVVHWFVSRGVSEIETCLALTTAASSGHFMVASYLLEQIPQQVLEALSTQILKAARGQGSRSLDGVAFLLRSNFLKDAAATYEAADLIARGATNGEPPDLVAFLKEHWSQAAFAEGVSAGEAHFVNVMRVLRRGASPICLDNLPSQMVLGIAYLPLYQACVSESGGQLLPQRLRGEMVEAMSRLGEPIGAESQGKDLVMALERHMPSFLVGS; translated from the exons ATGGTAGAGCAAGGCAAACCACGAGGCACTCCGGCGAAGGCGAAGAAATCGCCTCTCGTGGAGGCTGACGAGATTGGCCAGGCGAGCGAGGTGGTGCTTGCAAGAGAATCACCACTGGCGCCCAAGAACGACCAAGGATGTGGCGTCAGCCATAGTGATGGGGACGATGAAACGCAGGAATCAGATGGGTGCGTGCAAAATGGATGGGTCGACTTTGGGCAttcgctgcagctgctgctgttcTCGCGGCAGTGGGATCTCGCTGAGAGTCTTGTTGCTCTAGCAGATCAGCAGTCACTGCTGGATTATGGCCTGTCAGTTGCCCTTGACGCCATATGGTTCTTGCGGACGAAGCGGGACCTTGAGGGGATCAATGGTCTGATAGCGAAGATTGTGGCCTCGGGAGCAAAGGATTTTGCAAGAGCAATCCTCAGGACGTCACTGCTTGCATCTTGTGTTGCAGCTTGCCAAAGCAAGGCTATCTCTGTGGGTGATAGCAAGGAGATCGTCGCCGATAG ATTGCATGACCGTCTGCGGGATTGTCCTGGTGCCGACCATCTGAAAATTGAGGCAGGTGTCAAAGTTCAGAAGTTTATGGAATGGGCTTTGCAGTGTATTCATATGCATCATTGTTCTGAAGAGACACAAAGGTACAGATGGAACAGCAACACTCTCCAAGAGGTACAGCTCCATTTGTCAGCATTTAGAGCCTTCTTGGACATAGCTGGTGACAATCTCAGTGGCAAGATTTTCACCGAGGCATTTGATGCGGCCTGCTTCCCCCTTACACTCTTCTCAAGTTTATTCGAACCTGGATGGTCTTCTGGGAGTTCAGCAGTCTCGATTAAGGGCCTTTTATCATTGCTGGTTGAAGGGGGTGCGGACAATGTAAATCAGTGTTTCCTGGAAGCAGCACGTTTTGGAAGTACTGAGCTTGTACGCATTCTGCTGGAG ATTGGGTATCAGAATAGCTTGGCTGTGGACATTGATATGGCTCTAGTTTATGCTTCTCATTACTGCAAGTTGGACACAATGGCATGCTTGGTTGACGAAGGGAACGCATCCTCTTTCCTTGGTCCTATGATAAAAGCTGCTGAGCGTGGGTGCTTGCAGGTCGTCCACTGGTTTGTCAGTCGAGGTGTTTCTGAGATTGAGACGTGCCTTGCCCTCACAACCGCTGCCTCCAGCGGCCATTTCATGGTGGCCTCCTACCTACTTGAACAGATCCCCCAGCAGGTCCTCGAAGCTCTCAGCACACAGATCCTGAAAGCTGCTCGTGGCCAGGGCAGCAGGTCACTTGACGGTGTCGCCTTCCTCCTGAGATCCAACTTCCTAAAAGATGCCGCCGCGACATACGAGGCGGCAGACCTCATCGCGAGGGGGGCCACCAATGGCGAGCCCCCAGACCTGGTCGCCTTCCTGAAAGAGCACTGGTCCCAGGCTGCCTTCGCCGAAGGGGTGAGCGCCGGCGAGGCGCATTTCGTGAATGTCATGAGGGTTCTCAGGAGAGGCGCATCCCCCATCTGCCTTGACAACCTCCCATCACAGATGGTACTCGGCATCGCCTACCTGCCGCTGTACCAGGCGTGTGTGAGCGAGTCAGGTGGGCAGCTGCTGCCTCAGAGACTGAGGGGTGAGATGGTGGAGGCGATGAGCCGGCTCGGAGAGCCGATTGGTGCTGAGAGCCAGGGGAAGGATCTGGTAATGGCTCTGGAACGCCACATGCCGTCTTTCTTGGTTGGATCTTGA
- the LOC101754771 gene encoding protein AUXIN-REGULATED GENE INVOLVED IN ORGAN SIZE-like has product MPSSLTSPGGGRTAHLDVDGRRKYHDPSTPRGFCAKYFSVESCLLLALITVLLLVLPLVLPPLPPPPLAVLLVPVALMAVLLAMALTPAAGGRNEVADPASYL; this is encoded by the coding sequence ATGCCATCATCGCTGACATCACCGGGAGGCGGGAGGACGGCTCACCTCGACGTCGACGGCCGGCGCAAGTACCATGACCCAAGCACGCCGAGGGGCTTCTGCGCCAAGTACTTCTCCGTGGAGTCGTGCCTCCTGCTCGCGCTCATCaccgtgctgctgctggtgctcccGCTCGtcctgccgccgctcccgccgccgccgctggcggtGCTGCTCGTGCCGGTGGCGCTGATGGCGGTGCTGCTTGCCATGGCGCtcacgccggcggccggcggccggaacGAAGTTGCTGACCCGGCGTCTTACTTGTAA